A single window of Xylocopilactobacillus apicola DNA harbors:
- a CDS encoding GntR family transcriptional regulator has protein sequence MAKPIYVAIANIIRNNISAHKYSSMKLPDERTLAERFEVSRSSIKRAIQLLADQGIIFKKQGSGNFINPLFLRNKTSLDYTGDNVGLTTSIVTNGKEQTIKVLNLDVIKPDSEIKESLFLTEDDFVYSFKRLRCLDQKPILIETSYIPVRAFPELSQNLLEQSLFNYLENEKNMIINRAYLDLTTEPSTPNDQELLNLKPTEPVGIMAGIFFVDDGTPFEYSSMRLHYRYLNFSTFVDLDK, from the coding sequence ATGGCAAAGCCAATTTACGTTGCAATTGCAAATATCATTAGAAACAATATCAGCGCCCACAAGTACAGTTCGATGAAGCTGCCGGATGAGCGGACTTTAGCCGAGCGCTTTGAGGTCAGCCGGAGTTCCATTAAGCGGGCGATCCAGCTACTTGCCGATCAAGGGATTATCTTCAAAAAGCAAGGCTCGGGCAATTTCATTAATCCGCTGTTTCTTCGCAACAAAACTTCCCTGGATTACACTGGCGACAACGTCGGACTGACAACTTCAATTGTGACTAACGGAAAAGAACAAACGATTAAAGTCTTGAATTTAGATGTGATCAAGCCCGATAGTGAGATTAAAGAAAGTCTATTTTTGACCGAAGATGATTTTGTCTACAGTTTTAAACGGCTGCGCTGCCTCGATCAAAAGCCAATTTTAATTGAGACGAGCTATATTCCGGTGCGCGCTTTTCCCGAACTGTCGCAGAATTTACTGGAGCAATCGCTGTTTAATTATCTGGAAAATGAGAAAAACATGATTATCAATCGGGCCTATTTGGATCTGACCACGGAGCCCTCGACGCCAAATGATCAAGAATTGTTGAATTTAAAACCAACTGAACCCGTTGGGATCATGGCAGGGATATTTTTTGTGGATGACGGGACGCCATTTGAGTACTCAAGCATGCGGCTTCACTACCGTTATCTCAACTTTTCGACTTTTGTTGATTTGGATAAATAA
- a CDS encoding methionine ABC transporter permease, with the protein MTDGISAAVIIKASYESLYMIGVALVFAILLGIPLGVLLAETRKDGIIPNRPVYAILQTIINIVRSIPFIILLVAILPLTRLIVGNSIGTTAAIVPLVLYIVPFMSRLVEQAILEVDPIIVECAKTLGANKLQIIVFFILPEARPALVLAITNVIIGLISSSSMAGTIGGGGIGDLAITQGYQRFNTPLIFVTVVLLVIIVNIVQFVGNAIYTKIKH; encoded by the coding sequence ATGACAGATGGAATTTCAGCAGCAGTAATTATTAAAGCATCTTACGAGTCGCTTTATATGATTGGAGTTGCTCTGGTTTTTGCGATTTTGTTGGGGATTCCGCTAGGAGTTTTGTTAGCTGAGACGCGAAAAGACGGCATTATTCCTAACCGCCCAGTTTACGCGATCTTGCAAACAATCATTAATATTGTGCGTTCGATCCCATTTATTATTTTGTTGGTGGCAATTTTGCCGCTGACCAGATTAATTGTGGGCAACTCGATTGGCACAACGGCAGCAATTGTGCCTTTGGTGCTCTACATTGTGCCGTTTATGTCGCGCCTAGTTGAACAAGCAATTTTAGAAGTCGACCCGATCATTGTTGAATGCGCGAAAACTTTGGGGGCTAATAAGTTGCAGATCATCGTGTTCTTCATCTTGCCAGAAGCACGACCAGCGCTTGTTTTGGCGATTACCAACGTGATTATTGGCCTGATAAGTTCCTCTTCCATGGCAGGAACGATTGGCGGCGGCGGAATTGGCGATCTAGCGATTACGCAAGGATATCAGCGCTTTAACACCCCCTTGATTTTTGTGACGGTAGTTCTGTTAGTAATTATCGTCAATATTGTGCAGTTTGTGGGCAATGCAATTTATACCAAAATCAAACATTAA
- a CDS encoding MetQ/NlpA family ABC transporter substrate-binding protein: MKIKKILAGAVMMLAVLSVGCASKNTTSEKKHEIVIGVTSDQYNELFDKAVAPILKKDGYKIKRVNFSQFMQSNTALAEGTIDVNVAQHTAYMKIFNRDKKTDLVPLVTTPSVPCSLYSSKYRNKSDLKDGMTVGIPQDPSNAARAYAILADAGWIKVKSDVKRTELSKKDITSNPRHLEIKEMDSDTIPRVLSDLDFEVIPGSNVYSAKIQDKIHLIQQENLQKDLQIVAAVKKKNVNTDWAQAIKKAYQSKEFEDYMKKHNSDHQWVMPK; the protein is encoded by the coding sequence ATGAAAATAAAGAAAATTTTGGCTGGCGCCGTGATGATGTTGGCAGTTTTAAGTGTAGGATGTGCTAGCAAAAATACGACAAGTGAAAAGAAGCATGAAATCGTCATTGGCGTGACTAGCGATCAGTACAATGAACTTTTCGACAAGGCTGTGGCACCAATCTTAAAAAAAGATGGCTACAAGATCAAACGAGTGAATTTTTCTCAGTTTATGCAGTCTAACACGGCTTTAGCCGAAGGCACAATTGACGTAAATGTTGCTCAACACACGGCTTACATGAAAATTTTCAATCGCGATAAGAAGACGGATTTAGTGCCGCTGGTGACGACGCCTTCGGTTCCGTGCTCGCTTTATTCTTCGAAGTATCGAAATAAGTCGGATTTAAAAGACGGGATGACTGTTGGGATTCCCCAAGACCCCAGCAACGCTGCCCGCGCTTATGCGATATTGGCTGATGCAGGCTGGATTAAGGTCAAGTCTGATGTAAAACGCACCGAGTTATCTAAAAAAGACATTACCAGTAATCCCCGTCATTTAGAAATTAAAGAAATGGATTCTGATACAATTCCCCGGGTCTTATCCGATTTAGATTTCGAAGTAATTCCGGGCAGCAACGTTTATAGCGCTAAGATTCAGGACAAAATTCATTTGATCCAGCAGGAAAATTTGCAAAAAGACTTACAGATTGTCGCAGCAGTCAAGAAGAAAAACGTCAATACCGACTGGGCTCAAGCAATCAAAAAAGCTTATCAATCTAAAGAGTTCGAAGATTATATGAAGAAACACAATTCTGATCACCAATGGGTGATGCCAAAATAA
- a CDS encoding phosphoketolase family protein — MTDYSSQEYFSLMRKYFNAANYISVGQLYLKDNPLLRDKLQSSDVKYYPIGHWGTIAGQNFIYTHLNRVINKYDLNMFYVEGPGHGGQVMVSNSYLDGSYSEIYPEISEDIPGLKKLFKQFSFPGGVASHAAPETPGSIHEGGELGYSISHGVGAILDNPDVISAVVVGDGEAETGPLATSWFSNTFINPVNDGAVLPILNLNGFKISNPTILSRKSNEDLKKYFEGIGWEPIFVEGDDPDQLNPVMAQAMDQAIEKIRSIQDEARQHPAADAKEPVWPMIIFRAPKGWTGPKEWDGEPIEGSFRAHQIPIPVTRDHMEHADALVDWLKSYHPEELFDENGALKPEIKALTPKGNKRMAMNPITNGGIDPKALDLPKFKDYALKFDQPGSTNAQDMIEFGKYLRDLIQKNPHDFRIFGPDETMSNRLNHIFEVTERQWMEPVKKPNDQFEAPAGRILDAQLSEHQAEGWLEGYTLTGRHGIFASYEAFLRVVDSMLTQHFKWLRKADEQAWRKKYPALNVISTSTSFQQDHNGYTHQDPGILTHLAEKKSKYIREYLPADTNTLLALADRVLNDEEVINLIVASKQPRPQFYSMAEAEELVDRGLKVIDWASNDQGAKPDLVLAAAGTEPNMESLAAIDLLHENFPDLKIRFVNVVDLLKLQSPKLNDRGLSDQEFDEIFTADTPIIFAFHGYEGLIRDIFFDRHNHQMYPHGYRENGDITTPFDMRVLNSMDRFHIAKHASELVYGAKAQDFSQKMDRTLKNHHDYIRETGEDLPEVENWKFKGFK, encoded by the coding sequence ATGACAGATTATAGTAGCCAAGAGTATTTCAGCTTGATGAGAAAATATTTTAACGCAGCCAATTATATTTCGGTGGGTCAATTGTATTTAAAAGACAACCCGCTGTTGAGAGATAAATTACAGTCTAGTGACGTTAAGTACTATCCAATTGGTCACTGGGGCACGATTGCGGGGCAGAATTTTATTTATACGCACCTCAACCGCGTTATTAACAAATATGATTTAAATATGTTTTACGTTGAGGGACCAGGTCATGGCGGGCAGGTCATGGTTTCGAATTCTTACCTTGACGGCAGCTATAGCGAGATTTATCCAGAAATTTCCGAAGATATTCCAGGTCTTAAGAAATTGTTCAAGCAGTTTTCGTTTCCTGGCGGTGTGGCGAGCCATGCTGCACCAGAAACTCCCGGCTCGATTCACGAAGGCGGCGAGTTAGGATATTCAATAAGCCATGGTGTTGGCGCAATTCTAGACAATCCCGACGTGATTAGCGCAGTAGTTGTGGGCGACGGTGAGGCTGAAACCGGACCGCTCGCGACTTCTTGGTTCTCTAATACTTTCATTAACCCAGTCAATGATGGCGCAGTCCTGCCAATTTTGAATTTGAATGGTTTCAAAATCTCCAATCCGACGATTTTATCGCGTAAAAGTAACGAAGATTTAAAGAAATATTTCGAAGGCATCGGTTGGGAGCCGATTTTCGTTGAAGGTGACGACCCAGATCAGCTCAATCCCGTGATGGCACAAGCAATGGACCAAGCGATCGAGAAGATTCGCTCCATTCAAGATGAAGCACGCCAACATCCCGCTGCTGATGCTAAAGAGCCAGTTTGGCCGATGATCATTTTCCGGGCGCCAAAAGGCTGGACTGGTCCAAAAGAGTGGGACGGCGAGCCAATCGAAGGTTCATTTAGAGCGCACCAGATTCCAATTCCGGTCACGCGCGATCACATGGAACATGCCGACGCTTTGGTTGATTGGCTTAAGTCATATCATCCAGAAGAATTATTTGACGAAAATGGTGCTTTGAAGCCAGAGATTAAGGCTTTGACGCCAAAAGGTAATAAGCGCATGGCAATGAATCCAATTACTAATGGTGGAATTGATCCGAAAGCGCTCGATTTACCGAAATTTAAGGATTACGCTTTGAAATTTGATCAGCCAGGTTCTACCAATGCACAAGATATGATTGAATTTGGCAAATACCTGCGCGATTTAATTCAAAAGAATCCGCATGATTTTCGGATTTTTGGTCCAGATGAAACGATGTCAAACCGCCTCAATCACATTTTTGAAGTGACTGAACGGCAATGGATGGAGCCAGTCAAAAAGCCAAATGATCAGTTTGAAGCGCCAGCAGGCCGGATTCTTGATGCTCAGTTGTCAGAACATCAAGCTGAGGGCTGGCTTGAAGGTTACACTTTAACGGGCCGCCACGGAATTTTTGCGAGCTACGAAGCATTCTTGCGAGTTGTTGATTCGATGTTGACCCAGCACTTCAAATGGCTGCGGAAAGCTGACGAGCAGGCTTGGCGTAAGAAGTATCCCGCTTTAAATGTTATTTCAACTTCAACATCTTTTCAACAAGATCATAACGGCTACACTCACCAAGACCCAGGTATTCTAACGCACTTGGCGGAGAAGAAATCGAAGTACATTCGTGAATATCTGCCAGCTGACACTAATACGTTGTTAGCTTTGGCCGATCGAGTTTTAAACGATGAAGAAGTGATCAACTTGATTGTGGCTTCAAAACAACCACGGCCGCAGTTCTATTCAATGGCCGAAGCTGAAGAATTAGTCGATCGCGGCTTGAAGGTCATCGACTGGGCTAGTAACGATCAAGGCGCAAAACCAGATTTGGTTCTGGCAGCAGCAGGAACTGAACCGAATATGGAATCTTTAGCAGCAATTGATCTGCTGCACGAAAACTTCCCTGACTTGAAGATCCGTTTCGTTAACGTCGTTGATTTGTTGAAACTTCAATCGCCGAAGCTAAACGATCGCGGCTTAAGTGATCAAGAATTTGACGAGATTTTCACCGCTGATACGCCGATTATTTTTGCCTTCCACGGCTATGAAGGCTTGATTCGCGACATCTTCTTCGATCGCCACAATCACCAGATGTATCCGCATGGATATCGCGAAAATGGCGACATCACAACTCCGTTTGATATGCGAGTGCTTAATTCGATGGATCGCTTCCATATCGCTAAACACGCTAGTGAGCTGGTTTATGGCGCTAAAGCGCAAGACTTCAGCCAGAAGATGGATCGGACGCTTAAAAATCATCACGATTACATCCGAGAAACTGGTGAAGATTTGCCAGAAGTCGAGAACTGGAAGTTCAAAGGCTTTAAATAA